One Capra hircus breed San Clemente chromosome 29, ASM170441v1, whole genome shotgun sequence genomic region harbors:
- the MSANTD2 gene encoding myb/SANT-like DNA-binding domain-containing protein 2 isoform X5 has product MPQPFSSARGSGEPHSRPSPRERSARRGRVRGERPRAAGGLHAGAGTRSRLPASKPGPRAAPESGAAGCEGASLPGGAAAAAWKMAAPCGSELPANSPLKIPKMEVLSPASPGGLSDGNPSLSDPSTPRGASPLGPGSAAGSGAAASGGLGLGLGGRSAASSSVSFSPGGGGGGGAAAAAAAACRGMSWTPAETNALIAVWGNERLVEARYQQLEGAGTVFGSKAPGPAMYERVSRALAELGYERTPSQCRERIKLVRCPELNAVFQLWPHRC; this is encoded by the coding sequence ATGCCCCAACCCTTCTCCTCCGCTCGGGGCTCCGGCGAGCCTCATTCCCGCCCCTCGCCCCGGGAGAGGAGCGCGCGCCGCGGCCGGGTGCGCGGAGAAAGACCGCGGGCTGCGGGCGGCCTCCACGCGGGCGCCGGGACCCGCAGCCGCCTGCCCGCCAGCAAGCCAGGCCCGAGGGCAGCCCCGGAGTCCGGGGCGGCCGGATGTGAGGGCGCGTCACTTCCGGGCGGTGCAGCGGCGGCCGCTTGGAAGATGGCTGCGCCCTGTGGCTCGGAGCTGCCCGCCAACTCGCCGCTAAAAATCCCGAAGATGGAGGTGCTCTCCCCGGCTTCTCCTGGTGGCCTGAGCGACGGAAACCCATCGCTGTCCGACCCTTCTACGCCTCGGGGTGCCTCCCCGCTCGGGCCGGGCAGTGCGGCGGGCTCGGGGGCAGCGGCGTCCGGGGGTctcgggctggggctggggggccgCAGCGCCGCCTCGTCCTCGGTCTCCTTCTCCCCTGGTGGCGGCGGTGGTGGCGGGGCTgcggcagccgccgccgccgcctgccgGGGCATGTCGTGGACGCCGGCAGAGACGAACGCGCTCATCGCAGTGTGGGGCAACGAGCGGCTGGTGGAGGCACGGTACCAGCAGCTGGAGGGAGCCGGCACGGTGTTCGGCAGCAAGGCCCCCGGGCCGGCCATGTACGAGCGCGTGTCCCGGGCCCTGGCCGAGCTGGGCTACGAGCGGACCCCGTCCCAGTGCCGGGAGCGCATCAAG